From the genome of Nicotiana sylvestris chromosome 1, ASM39365v2, whole genome shotgun sequence:
AAGAAATTTATTATCATGTTGTTTTCTGGACAGTTTGTTTGCTCGTCTTGgtaatattttttttcttgtttcacTGATTAATCAACTAATTAAACTGTTGTTTCGTTAGTGTATAAGGCAAACGCCTTAATTGATTGCTAAACTTTAAGAAGAGGTAATTTGAAAGTTATCCGTAGTTTGTTTATTAATTTATTCCTCCCACCTAAAAGTGAAGATTTAAAAGAATCCATATAAGTGTTCCTTGTTGGTCTTATATTGGAGGTATATTTCAAAGTTCAATTTTCGCACCAACGGAACGAACAGATCATTTTCTGGACTTCCAAAAAATTGGTAAATGGTAATTTTTGGTGAATGAATATCAGCTTACTCtctaatctatattatattaaaagcacgaaggcccttagcgaaatatcgttcgtcttttttaccctttaaaaataactTTCACATAAGACaaaattgtaatttaattatTCTCCTAATATATAGgatttttaaattaaataaaaattttcttataaaatatttccttatttgaattatatagAAACTCATAATATTTGAAATATTAAAGTTTACTATAAATAAACCATTTTGGCTTTTCTATATCTTTTTACCATAAAAGACGTACTCCAAAATTTGtaggaaaaaaaaactaatttgaaTTAAACCATAATTCCTTCAAAATACGTATGAAGGAAATTTTGTTTACTTTTGCCTTTGAATTATGTTCGTCTCACAACCAAGGGGTAGCAAAGGGTCTCTAAATTTTTTTATTGTTAATATGATTCCTTTGAAATAGTTTTTTAGAAAAAAGTATCCTATATGTAGTTAAAAAAGAAATTTATCTTTTTAATAAGGAACAAGAGTTTGTCTTTATAGTATttagctatttttaatttaaataaaggagaaatatcttgAGTTTAATTACAATTTTATCTAATATGAATTATGAAATGCACTTCGATTTAcatgattaaaagaaaaatagaacATAATTCTATATTAAAAGCGCGAAGCCCCTATCAAAATATCACACTTTTTTTATCCCTTTAGAATAGGTTTCACattggataaaattgtaattctaaattaataatttttctaatatttaaaatTTCAAATCAACTAAAATGTTCCTTATTTGCAATAATGCAAAGCCTGTAATATCTAGGAACTTAATTCACCTAAAGAAGTTATATTGTTAACTTTTTTTTATCCTAATTAAACTATCCAAAACCAGGCGCATGAATTGTAATTCTTTCTTTCTAATCTCTTttagtaataaaaaaaatagcaataataataataataataattacatAACAAAAACACCAATCAATATTTAACAAATCACTAATAAAATATTTAGGTGGTTGAAAAGAGTCAAGTACATTAATGATTTACaaacacaaaaattcaaaaagtgaaatatcaaattattttttttattctttgataatataattataattaattatttaagatTAGTTGAGTTAATATAAAGAATTTGAATCAACAAAAAGTAATTAGTTCATTTACTCATCCAAACAAATAATTAAGACTTTGAATTAACAAATTAACAagaattaatttaattattttatattcaTCATATaagtaaattattttcaaattgaaAAATCTTATAGGAtataaatttattttgatttgaaTAACATTAGCATATGGCAAATTTGGTTGTAATTGTATTAAGAGTCaaattcataaaaataaaaacttgaagCAATAAGGAGGAAACAATAGAATACAAACTATATTCCGAAggaattgttattttttttttttttattattattattattattttacaaatgACAACTCCCCTTATGTTCTATATTAAATTAGTTGCTGTAAAAAAATATAAGTCGTATAGACTTTACGTTTCTCTTTATCAATTTTTTCTATGAACATAACAACAATCTCTTCATTCCCAAAATGgcagagaattttttttttaaaatttattctAATTGACAAATTTTAGTTGATAAtagtatttaaatttttttaaaatttatttttgtattagatcatagaaataataatatcctaTATTTCTACAGAAGTCTTCAGAAACTACAATAAGACATCTAAGaacttttataaaaagaattcttTCTTCATTGAGTCGGCTAAATAAAATATTTAGTAGTCACCATTTTCAAGAatttatactttttttttttaatttttatttcaaAGGTCAAACacattatttattaattttttttgtaattttttgaaATAGTATATTTTATTGATATAGGATACACGCGCAAAACACGTACTCTAATACTAGTCCCTACAAAATATGCTCCTTTAATTTCATTTCCTGTTCAATCTGTCACTATACAAGTAACTAGCTTCATTTCCTGCAAAATATTAGTATTAACAAGGCTGATTAATTATAGGAAGTATCTACTGCTATCGATATAATAATATAGTCTGTAGAAGTCAAAGTAGTCTTTCAAAGAAGAGCTTGATCATCTCAATAAACTTCAGTTTCTTCCAGTTGGGCTGAAAGTTGTTTATCTTTTGCAGAAGCTGCAGGATTTATCCCAGAAGGAGAAGTCATTTCAAGCTGATCGCTTGAAGACTTGGAAGAAATATCGGTAGATTTAGGAGACCCTCCAATTCCAAGCTGTAGGCATGACCTGTATGTAGTTTGCATCAACAAATTTTTCACGACGTAGAAAGAGAGGGCGTAAGACCAATGCTACTTCAAACAAATAGCTTTCTGCTACAAGATATACAGCTGAAATGGACTTTCTGCATATTTGAACTGCAACTGACTAGTTTGCTTTTATTGAGAAACAACACTTGTAGTATGTGTTAAATAAAATTTTGCCAgtttttaaccaaaaaaaaaaaaaacactctAGTAGTATGTATTACAGCGTTGAACTTATTTACAAATGACAAGATTCAGAACTTCTAAAGTTTACTAAATGGTGTATCTTTCGATGCTCAGAAGGGACCTTAACTTCTGATTTCagtttttcaaaatataaaaattagAGCCATTTCATATATGTAAACCTACCGCGGATGAAATTTGGAGAGCTGGAGATCAGACAAGAAGGAATTTGAACAGCATCCTCTTAATCGAGTCATCTTATCAGATAAATCCCCGGTTAACTGTACAGTACACAAAAGAATATATCATAGAAGATTTTTTACTCTACAACTGCCCTTTGAGTTGAGTGTGATATGCACCTAAAAGAATAATAGAGGTGTCGCATTGAGCAAACAACATCAGCCCCATAGGCCAGGAAAAGATAACAATTCTGGCTTGTAAAAAACAACAGCAAATCTTTATTTAATCGAATACTACTTACAGTTCCTTCTTGGGAACTCTGAACCTTGGAGAACTCAAAATCCTGAGGTGCCTGCCTCTTCTTTTCATTAAAGAGAACAAACGCACATTTGCATGTGAAGAATAGAAGTATCACACCAAGAGCGAGAACCAGAATGAATTCAATAATAATTGCTGATCCAAAAGCTGCAATCAGATGCAGTATTATTATCATCCTGATAATTAATACCGTAATAAGTCTGTCAATGCTACACTTATTCCAAATgaaatttcagaaaattatgatCCTTGGCATAAGTTTCCAGAAATTTAGACTATTTTCTCATAATCGACGCAAACTTCAACAAGTTACCATGCATCTCCCTTTCCATGGATTGCATTTCGAATGagacaataaaatatataaaaaataatttctttgaCTTTCGCATCTGAGGCCTGTAACTGCGTATTTTAACATTTCAAATCTTACCTGAGACTTGCAGGAGCTAGAAAAAGCATCATTTCCAGCTAGGGGTTTATAAAAAGCAGGGCAACCGGAACAAGAAATCTAAAGTATTTGGTAGGCGAAAATGGGAATTGTCATTAGGTAAgccaaaaatattaaaaatgggATCTGTGGCAATAGGCATACACCATGAAGTTCAGGAAAAAGAATGCGATGAAAGAAGACTGTATCTATAAATATTACAGCTTTCTGATGCATAACTTACCATGTGCAAATAATGAACTCAGAGGTCTTTCTCTCATGAGACTGACAGAAGCCTCAACAAAATGAGGCATTGACATCATTTCGGTGCAGTCTGGGTAGCACCCATAGTTCCCCATATCATTCACTGTCACAGTAAGAATAGCATGATGTTTATCACCCTGCAAAGCAACTCACATAGTTATGCGGATCACAACGTGAAAAgaaaacaggataaatagcaaCTGAAATGCCTAAGAATGAATCAGAACTTTGCGATAAAATGAAGCAGTGCAATAACACGTCCATTTGCAAGTATAATTCAAACATTACTAAGGACTATTTTCTAGATATGAAAGTAAGCAAATATAAATACAAAATATGCGTATAAGCCCTTATTATGTTCATAAAATCCTTTCATAACCCATAACGGAGGTACGACAACGGGGAAAATGGGAAAATGTGCCATAAAGACTGTATTGCAGAAACAAATTTTGACTATCTCAGATAACTCTTGATCCCTCGTGGCACTATCTGTGCCACTATCTTTGCCACTTCTCAGGTATTGCTACATGTACCATTAGCTAACCTCCTGATTCCCTGTATTTCATTGGTATAGCGATAGAAAAAAATGAATGGGtaagccaaaagaaaaattacGAAAGGTGGAGAAGTGAAAAAAAACATTCTTGCTCGAAGTATTCTTGTTTTTCACATCTTCCAATACTGTTTCTTGATCTTCTTTTGTTCTCCAGTTTATTAAgactaaaggaagaagaaatTTAGGGGCAGGTCAGGGAATAGCATACATGCCATCATTTGAAAGAGTGAAGGGTAATCGAATGTGATCTCCGATCGCTCTACCTCCTTCTACTGATTATGTGCTGTCTTATGAAAAAGGATAATAAGTTTATGATCTGAATAGATTCTGAATACATAGTTGTTGCACTATAGTTTAGCTAGACAATACTATGAGATTGTTCTGAAATAATCGGTCAATGAAACAGTAAAGGAAGGTATAAGTCCAGAACCAGCGAAAAAATGATACTAAAGTAACTTAGAATCTCTAGAACACACCTGATATAGCAATTGCTCCAACACACTGTTGCAGTCTTCTAGTGTACCCCGAAATCTAATGCCTTTGGCTTTGACCATAAAATGTTCTGAGATGGTTACAAATGTCTGAAGAGGCTGCCACTGGTAGCTGGTTTTCAATTTTAATTCAGTCGTGCTAACTAGATCAGCAGGAAGCTTTGTTGAAAGGAATCCGGAACTGACTTCCATGGAGAACATAACCAAGAAACGAGACTTATTCCCTGAAAAGAAATTTAAATATCaacattttaaatttttttaagagGCACTCAACTATGTTTCAAATGTAAAAATATTATATCCCTCTCCCATATCCCAAAAGCATCAGCTATTGTAAATGACAGAGGACTTGCATAATAGAATCTAGTTTCAGCAGAGCTACCAGAAGAGTGAAGAGGCAAAAGCCACAGCTGCCAGATATGGGAGGTTACTGTCCAGAAAGGAGGTAGCCTTTTTTTTCATTAGTCGgtgaaatgaaaattttgatgaAAGCCCCACCATTTTGATTAAATAAACTACAAATCACTTGACGATATCCAATATTCTTACATAAAACTCAGCAGTGCAGAATTAGCACGACTCTCATGTTATCAAAGGAGTGCTTAAACCCTGAAGCGAGGGTCAAAACATGTAGAGCGCTTCGCCTCTCTTAACGGGCGCTTCAGTGTTGTCATCAAGGCTCTAAGACATACTTTTCCTTGCTAACGAGCGTAATCCGGAAGACGCGACACTAAACATTGATCTTTATCgtaaattttcttccatttctttgtccatatatttgGTATTCATGTTTATAGATATTAGTCTTGGACTACACATACATATTTGTAGTTTTTCTCCATTTGCGCCTTTCTTTATTAAAAATCACGCTTTATTTgcgctttgcgcttaaagccccaacAGACTTTAGAGCTTTTTTGCGTTTTTCAACTTTGATAACATTGTCCTTCATTATCCATTTAATTCACAAACTATTAACCAATTCAAAAATGGCACTGAATATCTCCTATTCTAGTATTATCCATGTATTGCACACCCACATTGGATTGAATGGTTTAAACTCACGTACCAGGATAATGCAGTAGATCTGGATCTCCAACAAAAACAGCAGACTTATCCCTCTCTCCGGTAAAAATAAGAACTTCTCCACTCCCTTGATCCAAAATAACAAAAGGAGGGAGATTAATGAATGGAGGATCGTTGATAGGTTCTACCAATATCGGAATATCTAACTTGTTCTTCCCATTTTTGTTCAtggtagagacttgaattgtatcAGTTCCATAAAAGTCTTCATTTCTGATTCAATGAAAGACATGAGACTCGTTAATACAACATGCTTATCTCCACTGAAAAATTATTAGTATCAGTCATTCTCTGCATTTTACTAGATGCCTGCACTTATGTCAACAAGAGAGGCTGCGTCCTCCTTTTTTCCAATTCTGGGGAGGAGGTGTCTACAATTGAAAGCCTAGTTAATTCCTAAACTGGATATTATTATTTTCACCCATCACTCTGCTGTATTTTACATGTAGTTCCAATATCTTCTACGAAGAGCCTACGGTGCATTCTTTGGAACTTTTGGAGAAGTTAATGTTCATAGGAACTAATACTGTTCCAGCAGATTTTTTAGTGTAAACAAATGTAAATCACTAAAATGAGTAATGCATAAACAAGTATGAGGTAACGAGGAGTGACTACTGCCTAGGATAGAGAAGGGTTATGTAAGAGTGGGTGGCCTAAGTGTTGGAGGAACAGTGAAAAAAGAATGATGTGCTATATATTACATACTTTAGTgctttttttctttgattgaccTGGTAGGTGACCAGAAGTGTTATTTTAGGATTGTTTTGAAAGAAGACTTAATTTGGGAATAATCTTTTGAAATGGTGTTAGTTTGGCATAAGCCCCACTCGCAAAAGCTACAGATAGACAGGGATGACTTTCCAATTATCTAGAAAAGGACACATTTTTAGAAACAAATAAAAACCATCTTACTAGCTTCCGAAGAGAGACAGATTCAGCAGATAAATAAATGGTGAGAATTTATGTGCAGATAGCCATACCCAAAGTACTGTACCGATGGAATGGCAAAATTGATTTCTCCTAGAGAGCCTGTTAAAGTTAATTCAGTAGTCTCCCCAACCTTGTTGGATATAGTAGCAATACTCCAGGTTGGCTGCCAAAATTGCATTAACATAGGAGACAGAAAGACGGTCCCAGACTTTGCACTAAAAGTAATGCTGATATTCTCAGTTGAATCTGAATAGATAATCTCAAGTCCAGGGAAACCACTGCGTAGTTAGCAAACAAGATTACAGACGCTTAGACACCAAAGCAACACGAAATCATGACTAGAACTTTACCCGAACTGTGGACTAATTACATCTTCAGTTCCCAGTAATTGACTTGGAACAGAAACGAACTGAGGAGGGATGCTTAGAACAGATATATCCACACCACCTGATGCAGTGTTCCCATTCATATCACATATTGTATAAGAGAAAGAATCCCTCCCATAGAATCCTTTGAAGGGTGTATATCTAAAGAGACGCCCATACTGAAGAGTTGAACCATGACCTGGCTGTgcatgaaaattttattaaactATTTTATATCCTATGTAAGAGAACATGTCTAAACACATGTTTGTACACCTACTGTATTCATAGAGGATAATATCCATCAAGTTTTTTATACCTCTAGCTTTTAGTTACAATACAAAAAGTTTGTATTCTTTCAATTGTGTAGTCGCAGTAGACTAGATACCTAcctttgaaaattcaaaaattgtaaTGTTATGGCCAGCAAAATAGTCATTTTCCAGAGCATCAAAAGCAATTGAGTCATCCTCCCAGACCCAGACTGAATCATTCTGTACTCTAGGAAAATACTCACCTGAAAGGCAGAAGAATGCCTTATGTCAGATGAATGGACAGGAAATGTCATGCGATGAAAAGCAAGAAATTACCATTTCAATGACCATGTAGTTGAAGGATTAAAATAGTAAAGAAAGAGTTTTATCTTACCCTAAAAGAATTTCATTTTATGTTTCAAAGAAAAGAACTCACTAGTGTATACATTCACACCAAAGGGGCATGGCATGAAACGCATTCCATCAAACGAGGCACATAATTCGTAGGTGCCAACATCCTTAGCCATGTAACTGCCATTATATGTGCCATCCTTATTGTCAATAAAAGTCCATGTCGAAAAACCTGATCTGTTAACTGATCCAATCTCCAACTTCAACTTTGACTGCTGTAAGACGACTGGATTAGAATATGAATCCATGAGTCGTACTATGATTTCATTCTGTGTCAGCTTTGCTACTTTTGGACTGAATTTCACAGGTCCAGAAAGAGATATATTAACTTTGCCTGCACCAAAGCAACGAAACATCAGAGAAACTTGAGAATCAGAAGATGCATGCATCACCGTTGTAAAAAAAGTTAGACAAGCTAATGTACGGCATATACAAATTAATGTTCGGCTGGATGGGCATTTGGTTGATTTTCTCAAATAATTAAAAAGCTGTAAAGTTGGGATTATTTCTGGCCAAAAAAATGTTCTGATATAAGCAACATCTCTTGATATTAACAAGAAAGCGCTTCTTAGTAATTTAAGTTCCACAACAACTTAGCTATATTTCATGAATATGGATACAGATTAAAAGCATAAACATGTACCTGCACTTACTGCCTTTCTGAACGGATGACCACCATTTAATGGAATATTTCCACAGAATACGCGAATTTCATAGATCCCACTCCTCTCTGGTATATAATTAACATCAAAGCCACTAAACTTCATGTTTCTTGGCTGCAACCAAAAATAACTATCAATTCCGTCTATTCTAAAGCCCAAATAAAGAACACTACGAAGAATTCTTACATCAAGGTTTGCATCAGCCACAGGAGTAAAAGCAAGTCCCACATCATTATGTGATCCGCGATTCAAATTCATACTGCATAGAGTTCCTATTATAGAGAGGTAAACAATCAAAAAATGTCAAGGTAAGCTTTTCCTATTTACCAGAAAATTGAATTCTAAGTTTCGTACCATTGACCATCTTCATTGGATGTATGCTTGGTTGTGCATGATAGGAATCAAATTCATTCACGA
Proteins encoded in this window:
- the LOC104210300 gene encoding protein GAMETE EXPRESSED 2, which produces MKTNFSVQNSPALFLISSVSSMANQFLLYTILLVLFISLFPPLTHQLSLSEDVAVPSFAFSWVDNNDTFVAGAVATIMVKVIGNFDPAKFKHPFSPNISVNDKTGNSSYISGVSSNFGWNFGDWRISFVPIMTGLFNVLITDDHFNVFDSSLHFQVTPGNIHPSASGVSWGNGVSEFVAGTKASVMVLPKDAFGNNISSASEGLNSYNFTLSISTFNGPVATMLNFTNKGWAITGYLEIEFVVATAGSLLLHVQGENQTLRGCPLMFIVYPGALDVSKCFLRWEVKTKYFQIFSPMEGFIHQHDQYGNLVPGVYEFDVEVIENGMNLIIPVTDLQFRQVGLGIQLFSFSLTEPGDFKLMIYHKEMNNSISAMPFHFTVYIGYCDGMSSIVNGSGLNDSVAGEAAKFSVFLKDAYLYPSLVELESIQVQIVNEFDSYHAQPSIHPMKMVNGTLCSMNLNRGSHNDVGLAFTPVADANLDPRNMKFSGFDVNYIPERSGIYEIRVFCGNIPLNGGHPFRKAVSAGKVNISLSGPVKFSPKVAKLTQNEIIVRLMDSYSNPVVLQQSKLKLEIGSVNRSGFSTWTFIDNKDGTYNGSYMAKDVGTYELCASFDGMRFMPCPFGVNVYTSEYFPRVQNDSVWVWEDDSIAFDALENDYFAGHNITIFEFSKPGHGSTLQYGRLFRYTPFKGFYGRDSFSYTICDMNGNTASGGVDISVLSIPPQFVSVPSQLLGTEDVISPQFGGFPGLEIIYSDSTENISITFSAKSGTVFLSPMLMQFWQPTWSIATISNKVGETTELTLTGSLGEINFAIPSVQYFGNEDFYGTDTIQVSTMNKNGKNKLDIPILVEPINDPPFINLPPFVILDQGSGEVLIFTGERDKSAVFVGDPDLLHYPGNKSRFLVMFSMEVSSGFLSTKLPADLVSTTELKLKTSYQWQPLQTFVTISEHFMVKAKGIRFRGTLEDCNSVLEQLLYQGDKHHAILTVTVNDMGNYGCYPDCTEMMSMPHFVEASVSLMRERPLSSLFAHAFGSAIIIEFILVLALGVILLFFTCKCAFVLFNEKKRQAPQDFEFSKVQSSQEGTLTGDLSDKMTRLRGCCSNSFLSDLQLSKFHPRSCLQLGIGGSPKSTDISSKSSSDQLEMTSPSGINPAASAKDKQLSAQLEETEVY